From Deltaproteobacteria bacterium, one genomic window encodes:
- a CDS encoding glycosyltransferase family 2 protein, translating to MKLDEISVIVPALNEAGNLSQTAEAIFNAVHGLPVCLEILLINDGSRDETGSLANQLAGRYSEIRVIHHSEPKGLGFCYREGIRRATYPRVVMIPGDNEIEETSIRRMFEASVMCDSVLLFIGNTSVRSPVRRLISSFYVQLLNFLFGLKIRYYNGPCILSKERVREVMLSTDGFGYMSAIVVQLAKMGVSLHEVEMRLKPRTYGQTKFFTFRNIWSVLTMLVRLYYKIYLSPQRRRWYTNVS from the coding sequence ATGAAATTGGACGAAATTAGTGTCATTGTGCCAGCCCTCAATGAAGCGGGAAACTTGTCTCAAACGGCGGAGGCGATCTTTAATGCCGTTCATGGGTTACCGGTTTGTCTGGAAATTTTGCTTATTAACGACGGAAGTCGAGACGAAACCGGATCGTTGGCAAATCAGCTGGCGGGTCGATATTCGGAAATCAGGGTGATTCATCATTCAGAGCCAAAGGGGCTTGGTTTCTGCTATCGTGAAGGCATTCGTAGGGCCACCTATCCTCGCGTTGTGATGATTCCCGGTGATAATGAGATCGAAGAAACCTCCATTCGAAGGATGTTCGAAGCCTCCGTGATGTGCGATTCTGTACTCCTCTTCATTGGCAACACGTCAGTTAGGTCTCCTGTACGCAGGCTGATCTCCTCCTTCTATGTTCAGCTTTTGAATTTCCTCTTTGGGTTAAAGATTCGTTACTACAATGGTCCCTGCATCCTTTCAAAAGAAAGGGTTCGCGAGGTCATGCTATCGACGGATGGTTTTGGCTATATGTCGGCGATTGTTGTTCAACTTGCAAAAATGGGAGTGTCGCTTCACGAAGTCGAGATGAGACTGAAACCTCGGACGTATGGACAGACCAAATTTTTTACTTTCAGGAATATCTGGAGTGTATTAACGATGTTGGTCAGACTCTATTACAAGATTTACCTGTCACCTCAACGACGTCGATGGTATACCAACGTTAGTTGA
- a CDS encoding SLBB domain-containing protein: MKFKSSWINRFLASLVLVSFLFSVGVSDVLAQTKIPTESGGGADAASGLSFREKSIPPPPSPFLHGGGTAGVPQISSPMGGGMGAPPVLFYQVHVLGEVTYPGTYRVMASTRMAELVGMAGGVTPLGSDRRVELRHEKQQKTYDLLQFKISADLSQNPYVQDNDIIFVPLKRKTIRIVGAVKRPGEYEMVRETSIDDVVRLAGGFTVGFLVEDGIHIIRFEGSQRQVIKLEPSSSDWKKFDIQGGDVIYIPNVITKKNRFDFGLPKLPGDNIFYPSFEDRVFVVGAVNEAGAYPFNPYYTISQYLSLAAGKTLMAKRKLYVVSPDGKRVKVKKGKEEGIVINPGDTIIVPEKRFDSEGWLSLFMTITNFTTSMIFTIVALSRL, from the coding sequence ATGAAATTTAAAAGTTCCTGGATAAATAGGTTTCTTGCTTCTCTTGTTCTTGTTTCATTTCTCTTTTCTGTTGGGGTAAGCGACGTGTTGGCTCAAACGAAAATCCCGACCGAGAGTGGTGGTGGTGCCGATGCGGCCTCCGGATTAAGCTTTCGCGAAAAAAGCATTCCTCCTCCTCCGTCACCGTTTCTTCATGGGGGTGGGACAGCTGGCGTGCCTCAGATTTCTTCGCCGATGGGCGGAGGAATGGGCGCTCCCCCTGTTCTTTTTTATCAGGTTCACGTGCTTGGGGAGGTGACTTATCCGGGGACTTATCGGGTGATGGCCTCAACACGAATGGCTGAACTGGTTGGGATGGCCGGCGGAGTGACTCCACTTGGGTCCGATAGACGAGTCGAGTTGCGTCATGAGAAGCAACAAAAAACCTATGATCTGCTTCAATTCAAGATTTCGGCTGATCTCTCTCAAAATCCTTATGTTCAGGATAACGATATCATCTTTGTGCCACTTAAAAGAAAAACGATTCGTATTGTTGGAGCTGTCAAGAGGCCCGGTGAATACGAGATGGTTCGTGAGACATCTATTGACGATGTGGTTCGTTTGGCCGGTGGATTTACTGTCGGCTTTCTCGTGGAAGACGGAATTCATATAATTCGTTTTGAGGGATCACAGCGACAAGTTATTAAATTGGAACCTTCTTCTAGTGATTGGAAAAAATTCGATATCCAGGGGGGAGATGTTATTTATATTCCAAATGTTATTACCAAGAAGAACAGGTTTGATTTCGGTTTGCCCAAGCTCCCGGGAGACAATATTTTTTATCCGTCTTTTGAAGACAGGGTTTTTGTCGTCGGTGCCGTGAACGAAGCGGGCGCCTATCCCTTTAATCCTTACTACACGATCTCTCAATACTTGAGTCTGGCAGCTGGAAAAACGCTCATGGCAAAGAGAAAGCTCTATGTCGTTTCTCCAGACGGCAAGCGTGTCAAGGTGAAGAAAGGCAAAGAAGAGGGCATCGTCATCAATCCGGGGGATACGATCATTGTGCCGGAAAAGAGATTCGACTCTGAAGGGTGGCTGAGCCTCTTCATGACGATCACCAATTTTACTACGAGCATGATCTTTACGATCGTGGCACTCTCGCGACTTTAA
- a CDS encoding glycosyltransferase, with amino-acid sequence MVEKNKIFIGFDPGSEIAYHVLKYSIEKHASRPVEINPLRLKDIVAKTGFRREKDPLATTEFTYTRFLVPYLCGFKGKALFMDNDMLCFSDINELFDLDLDSYWLRVVKHNYHSEVAIKLDGRPQTNYPRKNWSSLMLLNCKRLTCWSKEDVEMKPASWLHRFEPISDQFIGEIPKSWNVLERYDESTKLIHYTEGGPWYENHKSHPYGQIWFQYRDEMKRNS; translated from the coding sequence ATGGTGGAAAAAAACAAAATCTTTATCGGATTTGATCCTGGTTCGGAAATTGCTTACCACGTTCTGAAATACTCGATAGAAAAACATGCCTCAAGACCGGTGGAAATTAATCCCCTTAGGTTGAAGGATATTGTTGCAAAAACAGGATTCCGAAGAGAAAAAGACCCGCTCGCCACAACAGAATTTACCTATACACGTTTCTTGGTGCCTTATCTCTGTGGTTTCAAAGGAAAGGCACTCTTTATGGATAACGACATGCTCTGTTTCTCCGATATCAACGAGTTGTTTGACCTGGATCTTGATTCCTATTGGCTCCGGGTCGTCAAACATAACTACCATTCGGAAGTAGCAATCAAGTTGGATGGACGACCCCAGACAAACTACCCCCGGAAGAACTGGTCCAGCCTGATGCTATTAAATTGTAAACGATTGACCTGTTGGTCGAAGGAGGATGTGGAGATGAAGCCAGCAAGCTGGCTTCATCGGTTTGAACCGATTTCGGATCAGTTTATCGGAGAAATCCCAAAGAGCTGGAATGTTCTGGAGAGGTATGATGAATCAACGAAGTTGATTCACTATACGGAAGGCGGACCGTGGTACGAAAACCACAAGAGCCATCCTTATGGTCAGATCTGGTTTCAATACCGGGATGAGATGAAAAGAAATTCTTAA
- a CDS encoding KpsF/GutQ family sugar-phosphate isomerase, which yields MKNDTIITSGRRVLEIEAKAIQDLRGRIDANFCEAVDILFRCKGRVAVTGVGKSGIIARKISSTLASTGTPSFFLHAAEGSHGDLGMLTKGDVVLALSNSGETEEILKLLPSIKRMDLPLICLVGNEHSTLAKTSTIVMNVSVREEAAPIGFVPTTSTTAALAMGDAMAVALLEKRGIQAEDFALFHPGGTLGKKLLTKVQDLMRGGSDLPIVYEETPMKEVITEMNAKRLGMTSVLNHDRRLAGVITDGDLRRLLEKTTDFSHLKARDVMTQAPKTTYKHHLAAKAVQLMECHEIAALVVVDADQHVEGVIHLNDILKAGVV from the coding sequence ATGAAAAATGATACCATCATAACAAGTGGGCGAAGGGTCCTGGAAATTGAGGCCAAGGCGATTCAGGACTTGAGAGGCCGGATTGATGCCAACTTTTGCGAGGCCGTTGACATTCTCTTTCGCTGCAAAGGAAGAGTCGCGGTGACAGGAGTTGGCAAATCGGGAATTATTGCCCGAAAAATCTCGTCCACGTTGGCCAGCACAGGCACTCCCTCCTTTTTTCTTCATGCCGCTGAAGGAAGCCATGGCGACCTTGGCATGCTGACGAAGGGAGATGTCGTTCTCGCCCTCTCCAACAGCGGAGAAACCGAAGAAATCCTTAAACTACTCCCCTCCATCAAGAGAATGGATCTCCCTCTCATCTGCCTTGTTGGAAATGAACATTCCACGCTAGCCAAGACAAGTACCATCGTCATGAACGTCAGTGTTCGTGAAGAGGCGGCTCCGATCGGTTTTGTCCCAACCACTAGCACCACGGCAGCCCTCGCGATGGGAGATGCAATGGCGGTTGCGTTGTTAGAAAAGAGGGGGATCCAGGCAGAAGACTTTGCCCTCTTTCACCCCGGAGGAACGTTGGGGAAGAAATTATTGACCAAGGTACAGGATCTGATGAGGGGAGGATCGGATCTTCCGATTGTTTACGAAGAGACACCGATGAAAGAGGTTATCACGGAGATGAACGCCAAGAGGCTGGGGATGACCTCGGTGCTTAATCATGATCGAAGGCTTGCGGGAGTAATCACCGATGGTGATCTGAGGCGTCTCTTGGAAAAGACAACCGATTTTTCTCACCTAAAGGCCCGTGATGTTATGACTCAAGCCCCAAAAACAACTTACAAGCATCACCTGGCTGCCAAGGCGGTCCAGTTAATGGAGTGTCACGAAATTGCGGCCCTTGTAGTTGTTGACGCCGATCAACACGTGGAAGGGGTCATTCATCTGAATGATATTTTGAAAGCAGGTGTTGTGTAG
- the kdsA gene encoding 3-deoxy-8-phosphooctulonate synthase, which yields MTIILNTEKRRVILGESLFLVGGPCVLESENLALQVAESMVRLTDELGIPYVFKSSYDKANRTSVKSFRGPGIEEGLRILEKVRKTFGVPILSDVHHPEEARAAAEIIDILQIPAFLCRQTDLLLAAGRTGKPVNIKKGQFMAPWDMEQAVEKVRSTGNSQVLLTDRGTSFGYNNLVSDMRSIPIMKKTGCLVIFDATHSVQLPGGNGTSTDGQREFIPTLSLAAVAAGCDGFFMEIHPDPVRALSDGTNMLRLSDAPALLKKLKTVYAVVRGK from the coding sequence ATGACAATTATTCTTAACACAGAAAAGCGAAGAGTCATTTTGGGAGAAAGTCTCTTTCTTGTTGGAGGTCCCTGTGTCCTGGAAAGCGAAAATCTGGCGTTGCAGGTCGCAGAATCCATGGTACGTCTGACAGACGAATTGGGGATCCCCTATGTTTTCAAGTCCTCCTATGACAAAGCGAATCGGACTTCTGTCAAGTCGTTCCGGGGACCGGGGATCGAAGAGGGGCTCCGAATCTTGGAAAAAGTCAGGAAAACATTTGGTGTCCCGATACTGTCTGACGTCCATCATCCGGAAGAGGCTCGGGCCGCGGCAGAGATTATTGATATTCTTCAAATTCCCGCCTTTCTCTGTCGTCAAACCGATCTGTTACTCGCCGCTGGTCGTACGGGAAAGCCGGTGAATATCAAAAAAGGTCAATTTATGGCCCCCTGGGACATGGAACAGGCGGTTGAAAAGGTTCGTTCCACAGGCAATAGCCAGGTCCTGTTGACAGATCGGGGAACAAGTTTTGGTTACAACAATCTGGTGTCCGATATGCGCTCAATTCCAATCATGAAGAAGACCGGCTGTCTGGTGATCTTTGATGCCACGCATAGCGTTCAGCTCCCTGGTGGAAACGGAACCTCAACAGATGGTCAGCGGGAATTCATTCCAACACTCTCTTTGGCAGCAGTGGCGGCTGGTTGTGATGGTTTTTTTATGGAAATCCATCCAGATCCGGTAAGAGCCCTTTCCGATGGAACAAATATGCTACGTTTAAGTGACGCCCCGGCGCTTCTAAAAAAACTGAAAACCGTTTATGCCGTTGTAAGAGGAAAGTGA
- the kdsB gene encoding 3-deoxy-manno-octulosonate cytidylyltransferase — MRALKTLIVIPARYGSTRLPVKPLANLCGKPMVQHVYERARQAKLANEVVIATDDERIFKVAQSFDGHVIMTSSRHTSGTDRVAEVNAKYQAEVVVNLQGDLPLIQPATLDTLISGFCEPGQTAPMGTLKSDLSDPTEIENPNLVKVVTDLKGMALYFSRSPIPFARDGKQTQVFRHIGVYIFQRQFLPLFSQLPPSPLEKAESLEQLRALENGYPIRVFSTSQSVVEVDTSEDLQKASLLLSQQ; from the coding sequence ATGAGGGCTCTTAAAACTTTGATAGTTATTCCGGCACGTTACGGTTCAACACGCCTACCTGTAAAACCCCTCGCCAACCTTTGTGGAAAACCGATGGTCCAGCATGTTTATGAGAGGGCCAGGCAGGCAAAACTGGCCAACGAGGTTGTGATAGCAACTGATGATGAAAGGATTTTCAAAGTAGCCCAGTCATTTGATGGCCATGTCATCATGACCTCATCGCGTCACACCAGCGGTACAGATCGAGTGGCCGAGGTCAACGCGAAATATCAAGCCGAAGTGGTTGTCAACCTCCAGGGGGACCTTCCGCTGATTCAACCTGCAACACTTGACACCTTGATTTCGGGCTTTTGTGAACCGGGTCAGACCGCCCCGATGGGGACCCTCAAAAGTGACCTGTCCGATCCAACCGAAATTGAGAATCCAAATCTGGTCAAGGTGGTAACCGATTTAAAGGGGATGGCACTCTATTTTTCCAGGTCTCCTATCCCATTTGCCAGAGATGGAAAACAGACCCAAGTTTTCAGACATATTGGAGTCTATATCTTTCAGCGTCAGTTTCTTCCTCTCTTTAGCCAACTCCCCCCCTCACCGCTTGAAAAAGCAGAATCCTTGGAGCAGCTTCGAGCACTCGAAAATGGTTATCCCATCCGTGTATTTTCAACGTCCCAATCAGTCGTTGAGGTTGATACCTCAGAGGATCTTCAGAAAGCCTCCCTTCTTCTTTCACAACAATGA
- a CDS encoding radical SAM protein — MSLATSVGSVQKEVITGRIDNITRIPPKYRSVTPPCPKSVKIELTARCDFQCFFCATSFRLREKGDIDWDLLCRLLREMRAAGVEEIGMFYLGESLLYKKLAEAIAYAKNEIGYPYVFLTTNGRMATPERIKACLMAGLDSLKFSFNWSGPEQCKEVTGVDAFETVVRHIRETWEVRDQVEKETGHRCGLYASSIQYDGEQLKRMENAVLQIKPYVDQHYWLPLYSQAGLTGGAKDTQPVAGNIGRIGALREPLPCWSLFTEGHITYDGRLSACCFDHDGRFNMGNLNEISFMEAWHSKPFQKLRQANLREDVAGTACEKCIAYC; from the coding sequence ATGAGTTTGGCTACCAGTGTAGGCTCGGTGCAGAAAGAGGTTATTACGGGAAGAATTGACAATATTACCCGCATTCCTCCGAAGTATAGGAGTGTTACACCTCCATGCCCCAAAAGTGTTAAGATTGAATTGACGGCACGTTGTGATTTCCAGTGTTTTTTCTGTGCGACCAGCTTTAGACTGCGCGAAAAGGGGGATATTGACTGGGATTTATTGTGCCGACTCCTTCGTGAGATGCGAGCGGCAGGTGTCGAAGAGATAGGAATGTTCTATCTCGGTGAGTCTCTTCTTTACAAAAAACTAGCCGAAGCGATTGCCTATGCCAAAAATGAGATTGGATATCCTTATGTTTTCTTAACCACCAATGGGAGGATGGCTACTCCGGAGAGGATTAAGGCCTGCCTCATGGCGGGTCTCGATAGCTTGAAATTTTCCTTTAATTGGTCAGGACCCGAGCAGTGCAAGGAAGTGACGGGTGTTGATGCCTTTGAAACCGTTGTTCGGCATATCCGTGAAACATGGGAAGTGCGGGATCAGGTAGAGAAGGAGACAGGTCACAGGTGCGGTTTATATGCCTCTTCGATCCAGTACGATGGAGAGCAGCTGAAACGAATGGAGAACGCCGTATTGCAGATCAAGCCTTATGTCGATCAACACTACTGGCTTCCTCTTTATTCGCAGGCGGGACTTACTGGTGGTGCTAAGGATACACAGCCCGTTGCCGGCAACATTGGGAGGATAGGAGCGCTGAGAGAGCCTCTTCCCTGCTGGTCTCTTTTCACGGAAGGGCATATTACCTATGATGGACGACTCTCTGCCTGTTGTTTTGATCATGATGGGCGCTTCAACATGGGGAATTTGAATGAGATCTCCTTTATGGAGGCCTGGCATAGTAAGCCGTTTCAAAAACTCCGTCAGGCCAATCTTCGAGAAGATGTGGCAGGGACCGCCTGCGAAAAGTGTATCGCTTATTGCTAG
- a CDS encoding class I SAM-dependent methyltransferase — protein sequence MPDYSTITELPDSLVMPIQIRRTYSRYLFGSLYCEGKDVLEVACGGGQGLGLLAKRARKVVGGDYEEKNLAYARQTYKGQGKIEIVSLDAHDLKLPDRSFDVILLYEAIYYLHSPEKFLQECRRVLRPGGVLILCTANKDWPDFNPSPFSHRYFSVPELNRFLGENGFRPKFYGAFPDDPAEGSRLRSLIKKVAVKLHLIPKTMKGKVLLKRLFFGGLVKLPWELKEGDATYEEPVALPADQVDTVHTALYAVGTSV from the coding sequence ATGCCCGATTATTCCACCATTACCGAACTTCCGGACAGTCTCGTTATGCCGATCCAGATTCGGCGGACCTACAGTCGGTACCTGTTTGGCTCTCTCTATTGTGAGGGGAAGGATGTTCTGGAGGTCGCTTGTGGGGGGGGGCAGGGGTTGGGGCTCCTTGCCAAAAGGGCGAGAAAGGTTGTCGGAGGGGATTATGAAGAAAAGAACCTTGCCTATGCCCGGCAGACTTACAAGGGGCAAGGGAAGATAGAGATCGTATCGCTGGATGCCCATGACTTGAAGTTGCCGGACAGGAGCTTTGATGTTATTTTGCTCTACGAAGCGATCTACTATCTCCATTCGCCCGAAAAATTTTTACAGGAGTGCCGCCGTGTTTTAAGGCCTGGAGGAGTCCTGATCCTTTGTACTGCCAACAAGGACTGGCCTGATTTTAATCCAAGCCCCTTTAGCCATCGCTATTTTTCTGTGCCCGAACTGAACCGATTTCTTGGCGAGAACGGTTTTCGTCCAAAATTTTATGGGGCGTTCCCCGATGATCCAGCGGAGGGGAGTCGGCTGCGCTCTCTTATCAAGAAGGTCGCCGTGAAGCTCCACCTGATTCCCAAAACCATGAAGGGAAAGGTCTTGCTCAAGAGGCTCTTTTTTGGGGGGTTGGTGAAGCTGCCTTGGGAACTGAAGGAGGGGGATGCGACCTATGAGGAGCCTGTGGCATTACCTGCGGACCAGGTTGACACGGTTCATACCGCGCTATACGCTGTCGGGACTTCAGTATGA